One Panicum virgatum strain AP13 chromosome 9K, P.virgatum_v5, whole genome shotgun sequence genomic region harbors:
- the LOC120651318 gene encoding uncharacterized protein LOC120651318 isoform X5: MEGEPSLVSSQVRVHVHTGLTSGHVLPPDVADGDTTAALPITSDHTNQDINHATPMQLKQHMALESGIPIPVAQHNSHDDSFPRSDNHNIQDDKEIEDEPSPICSQVPINVTIDQLVPPIAAEGATGPDIAGIVGSHHNADAATSSYSVTIPTPGVVLDTDDLEPYQMEATHMATDDPLGHVLFHPCTQNEPIQRPSIVPRPQRLTKRPAMYVSPFKGDPQ; this comes from the exons ATGGAAGGTGAACCTTCACTAGTTTCCTCTCAGGTTAGG GTGCATGTTCACACAGGTCTGACTAGTGGTCATGTACTACCTCCTGACGTGGCTGATGGAGACACaacagcagccttgccaattaCTA GTGACCACACCAACCAAGACATCAACCACGCCACACCTATGCAGTTGAAACAACACATGGCCCTAGAATCAGGGATCCCAATCCCTGTAGCGCAGCACAATAGCCATGATGATAGTTTCCCTCGTTCTGAT AATCACAATATACAGGATGATAAGGAAATTGAAGATGAACCTTCACCTATCTGTTCTCAG GTTCCCATAAATGTAACCATTGATCAACTCGTGCCTCCTATTGCAGCTGAAGGAGCTACTGGCCCAGACATTGCTGGCA TTGTAGGAAGCCATCATAATGCTGATGCTGCAACCTCAAGCTACAGTGTGACTATACCAACACCGGGTGTTGTTTTGGACACCGACGATCTAGAACCATATCAG ATGGAAGCAACTCATATGGCAACTGACGACCCCCTAGGCCATGTTCTTTTCCATCCTTGCACTCAAAACGAGCCCATCCAGCGTCCATCAATTGTTCCTAGACCACAACGCCTTACCAAACGCCCAGCCATGTACGTGTCACCTTTTAAAGGTGATCCACAATGA
- the LOC120651318 gene encoding uncharacterized protein LOC120651318 isoform X4, whose amino-acid sequence MEGEPSLVSSQVRVHVHTGLTSGHVLPPDVADGDTTAALPITTQAGDVYMHDTHTGHNMGFEHEFDMPIQLETRANELHSGDHTNQDINHATPMQLKQHMALESGIPIPVAQHNSHDDSFPRSDVPINVTIDQLVPPIAAEGATGPDIAGIVGSHHNADAATSSYSVTIPTPGVVLDTDDLEPYQMEATHMATDDPLGHVLFHPCTQNEPIQRPSIVPRPQRLTKRPAMYVSPFKGDPQ is encoded by the exons ATGGAAGGTGAACCTTCACTAGTTTCCTCTCAGGTTAGG GTGCATGTTCACACAGGTCTGACTAGTGGTCATGTACTACCTCCTGACGTGGCTGATGGAGACACaacagcagccttgccaattaCTA CTCAAGCCGGTGACGTTTATATGCATGATACTCACACTGGGCACAATATGGGATTTGAACATGAGTTTGACATGCCAATTCAATTAGAAACAAGGGCAAATGAATTGCATTCTG GTGACCACACCAACCAAGACATCAACCACGCCACACCTATGCAGTTGAAACAACACATGGCCCTAGAATCAGGGATCCCAATCCCTGTAGCGCAGCACAATAGCCATGATGATAGTTTCCCTCGTTCTGAT GTTCCCATAAATGTAACCATTGATCAACTCGTGCCTCCTATTGCAGCTGAAGGAGCTACTGGCCCAGACATTGCTGGCA TTGTAGGAAGCCATCATAATGCTGATGCTGCAACCTCAAGCTACAGTGTGACTATACCAACACCGGGTGTTGTTTTGGACACCGACGATCTAGAACCATATCAG ATGGAAGCAACTCATATGGCAACTGACGACCCCCTAGGCCATGTTCTTTTCCATCCTTGCACTCAAAACGAGCCCATCCAGCGTCCATCAATTGTTCCTAGACCACAACGCCTTACCAAACGCCCAGCCATGTACGTGTCACCTTTTAAAGGTGATCCACAATGA
- the LOC120651318 gene encoding uncharacterized protein LOC120651318 isoform X3, with product MEGEPSLVSSQVRVHVHTGLTSGHVLPPDVADGDTTAALPITTQAGDVYMHDTHTGHNMGFEHEFDMPIQLETRANELHSGDHTNQDINHATPMQLKQHMALESGIPIPVAQHNSHDDSFPRSDNHNIQDDKEIEDEPSPICSQVPINVTIDQLVPPIAAEGATGPDIAGIVGSHHNADAATSSYSVTIPTPGVVLDTDDLEPYQMEATHMATDDPLGHVLFHPCTQNEPIQRPSIVPRPQRLTKRPAMYVSPFKGDPQ from the exons ATGGAAGGTGAACCTTCACTAGTTTCCTCTCAGGTTAGG GTGCATGTTCACACAGGTCTGACTAGTGGTCATGTACTACCTCCTGACGTGGCTGATGGAGACACaacagcagccttgccaattaCTA CTCAAGCCGGTGACGTTTATATGCATGATACTCACACTGGGCACAATATGGGATTTGAACATGAGTTTGACATGCCAATTCAATTAGAAACAAGGGCAAATGAATTGCATTCTG GTGACCACACCAACCAAGACATCAACCACGCCACACCTATGCAGTTGAAACAACACATGGCCCTAGAATCAGGGATCCCAATCCCTGTAGCGCAGCACAATAGCCATGATGATAGTTTCCCTCGTTCTGAT AATCACAATATACAGGATGATAAGGAAATTGAAGATGAACCTTCACCTATCTGTTCTCAG GTTCCCATAAATGTAACCATTGATCAACTCGTGCCTCCTATTGCAGCTGAAGGAGCTACTGGCCCAGACATTGCTGGCA TTGTAGGAAGCCATCATAATGCTGATGCTGCAACCTCAAGCTACAGTGTGACTATACCAACACCGGGTGTTGTTTTGGACACCGACGATCTAGAACCATATCAG ATGGAAGCAACTCATATGGCAACTGACGACCCCCTAGGCCATGTTCTTTTCCATCCTTGCACTCAAAACGAGCCCATCCAGCGTCCATCAATTGTTCCTAGACCACAACGCCTTACCAAACGCCCAGCCATGTACGTGTCACCTTTTAAAGGTGATCCACAATGA
- the LOC120651318 gene encoding uncharacterized protein LOC120651318 isoform X2, with translation MRLAQQMHGRLKSFSVETSQGIWSIDVSSVTGAGRPPADAARQPQPSARPQPQVPCDANMVKTKNMPPTRSVHQSHAGPSTDRDLHESDDDDDAFMEPPPWRRVLKKQCTNANLAANATAKTTKTLVKYAHAPTVRCAPSTFNKFVDNLTLNQRIKIIEMGFGGLLGISAERIGSRELLKFLFDRLDPNSMVIELGKNRGIHVTPFAVKQVLGIPDSDEDLPLQTNNHASKALSKLKIMLGLEESQDLHASHLQKILKDDLELCSNLIDDETAIRFFFIIASNKLLFPSTDNNIRCKDIYLTRDLSCLSDMNWCKAVVDDLRHAAHAYHIDKTKKGTPSLPGCAILLIIEHMNTPRAKYFDQNVIQKITSADRTKDQQGKATFGLLPLKSSNNTCYYTTHHPFSDVPANNEPLAASYFPSILAELGGFVDHIDRRTRKSQARAALAKFDAKSKKASSYMNTGQLMLQNAHQEVIRNLRAILQDKAQGNIGQDHHHQPNTSDTAQADDVSMHGSRNGHNMGSEHVFDKEVPSETRENELHYGGHPN, from the exons ATGAGGCTCGCTCAGCAAATGCATGGGAGACTAAAATCATTCTCAGTAGAAACATCACAAGGGATTTGGTCCATCGATGTAAGTTCCGTCACTGGTGCTGGACGGCCACCCGccgatgctgctcggcagccACAACCATCAGCACGACCTCAACCACAAGTTCCTTGTGATGCTAATATGGTGAAAACCAAGAACATGCCTCCAACCAGGAGTGTGCACCAATCTCACGCTGGACCTAGCACTGACAGGGATCTCCAtgaaagtgatgatgatgatgatgccttcATGGAACCCCCGCCATGGCGTCGTGTGCTCAAGAAACAATGCACCAATGCAAATTTAGCAGCCAATGCAACTGCAAAG ACTACCAAGACTCTAGTAAAGTATGCTCATGCTCCAACAGTTCGCTGCGCCCCTTCGacattcaacaaatttgttgacaacTTGACCCTCAACCAGCGTATTAAGATCATAGAGATGGGTTTTGGTGGCCTCCTTGGTATATCTgcagagaggataggaagcagaGAACTATTGAAGTTCTTGTTCGACAGGCTAGACCCCAACAGCATGGTAATCGAACTTGGCAAAAATAGGGGAATCCATGTGACTCCCTTTGCCGTGAAGCAAGTGCTCGGCATACCAGATAGTGATGAAGATCTACCTCTACAAACAAACAACCATGCATCCAAGGCTCTGTCCAAACTCAAGATTATGTTGGGTCTTGAAGAATCCCAGGACCTTCACGCGAGCCATCTCCAAAAGATCTTGAAGGATGATTTAGAGCTGTGCTCTAATTTGATTGATGATGAAACGGCAATAAGATTTTTCTTTATCATTGCTTCTAACAAGCTCCTGTTTCCTAGCACAGATAACAACATCAGATGCAAGGATATTTACCTGACTAGGGACTTGTCTTGTTTATCGGATATGAACTGGTGCAAGGCGGTTGTGGATGACCTTAGACATGCTGCTCATGCATATCATATTGACAAGACAAAGAAAGGGACACCATCGCTTCCTGGATGTGCTATATTACTGATT ATCGAACACATGAACACTCCTCGTGCAAAGTACTTCGATCAAAATGTTATACAAAAGATCACTTCTGCTGATAGAACCAAGGACCAACAAGGGAAGGCTACGTTTGGGCTATTACCG ctTAAGAGTAGCAACAATACTTGCTACTATACGACCCATCACCCATTTTCAGATGTGCCAGCAAACAATGAACCATTGGCTGCATCTTATTTCCCAAGTATACTCGCAGAACTGGGTGGATTTGTTGATCATATTGATAGAAGGACAAGGAAGTCGCAGGCAAGGGCAGCCCTGGCAAAGTTTGATGCCAAATCCAAGAAAGCGTCAAGCTATATGAACACGGGGCAACTGATGTTACAGAATGCACACCAGGAAGTTATACGAAATCTGCGGGCAATTTTGCAGGACAAGGCGCAAGGCAACATTGGTcaagatcatcatcatcaacccAACACTTCTGATACAG CTCAAGCTGATGATGTCAGCATGCATGGTAGCCGTAATGGTCATAACATGGGATCTGAACATGTATTTGACAAAGAGGTTCCATCTGAAACAAGGGAAAATGAGTTGCATTATG GTGGCCACCCTAATTAG
- the LOC120651318 gene encoding uncharacterized protein LOC120651318 isoform X1, whose product MRLAQQMHGRLKSFSVETSQGIWSIDVSSVTGAGRPPADAARQPQPSARPQPQVPCDANMVKTKNMPPTRSVHQSHAGPSTDRDLHESDDDDDAFMEPPPWRRVLKKQCTNANLAANATAKTTKTLVKYAHAPTVRCAPSTFNKFVDNLTLNQRIKIIEMGFGGLLGISAERIGSRELLKFLFDRLDPNSMVIELGKNRGIHVTPFAVKQVLGIPDSDEDLPLQTNNHASKALSKLKIMLGLEESQDLHASHLQKILKDDLELCSNLIDDETAIRFFFIIASNKLLFPSTDNNIRCKDIYLTRDLSCLSDMNWCKAVVDDLRHAAHAYHIDKTKKGTPSLPGCAILLIILYLDNLQCKHQIEHMNTPRAKYFDQNVIQKITSADRTKDQQGKATFGLLPLKSSNNTCYYTTHHPFSDVPANNEPLAASYFPSILAELGGFVDHIDRRTRKSQARAALAKFDAKSKKASSYMNTGQLMLQNAHQEVIRNLRAILQDKAQGNIGQDHHHQPNTSDTAQADDVSMHGSRNGHNMGSEHVFDKEVPSETRENELHYGGHPN is encoded by the exons ATGAGGCTCGCTCAGCAAATGCATGGGAGACTAAAATCATTCTCAGTAGAAACATCACAAGGGATTTGGTCCATCGATGTAAGTTCCGTCACTGGTGCTGGACGGCCACCCGccgatgctgctcggcagccACAACCATCAGCACGACCTCAACCACAAGTTCCTTGTGATGCTAATATGGTGAAAACCAAGAACATGCCTCCAACCAGGAGTGTGCACCAATCTCACGCTGGACCTAGCACTGACAGGGATCTCCAtgaaagtgatgatgatgatgatgccttcATGGAACCCCCGCCATGGCGTCGTGTGCTCAAGAAACAATGCACCAATGCAAATTTAGCAGCCAATGCAACTGCAAAG ACTACCAAGACTCTAGTAAAGTATGCTCATGCTCCAACAGTTCGCTGCGCCCCTTCGacattcaacaaatttgttgacaacTTGACCCTCAACCAGCGTATTAAGATCATAGAGATGGGTTTTGGTGGCCTCCTTGGTATATCTgcagagaggataggaagcagaGAACTATTGAAGTTCTTGTTCGACAGGCTAGACCCCAACAGCATGGTAATCGAACTTGGCAAAAATAGGGGAATCCATGTGACTCCCTTTGCCGTGAAGCAAGTGCTCGGCATACCAGATAGTGATGAAGATCTACCTCTACAAACAAACAACCATGCATCCAAGGCTCTGTCCAAACTCAAGATTATGTTGGGTCTTGAAGAATCCCAGGACCTTCACGCGAGCCATCTCCAAAAGATCTTGAAGGATGATTTAGAGCTGTGCTCTAATTTGATTGATGATGAAACGGCAATAAGATTTTTCTTTATCATTGCTTCTAACAAGCTCCTGTTTCCTAGCACAGATAACAACATCAGATGCAAGGATATTTACCTGACTAGGGACTTGTCTTGTTTATCGGATATGAACTGGTGCAAGGCGGTTGTGGATGACCTTAGACATGCTGCTCATGCATATCATATTGACAAGACAAAGAAAGGGACACCATCGCTTCCTGGATGTGCTATATTACTGATT ATACTGTATTTGGATAACCTACAATGCAAACACCAGATCGAACACATGAACACTCCTCGTGCAAAGTACTTCGATCAAAATGTTATACAAAAGATCACTTCTGCTGATAGAACCAAGGACCAACAAGGGAAGGCTACGTTTGGGCTATTACCG ctTAAGAGTAGCAACAATACTTGCTACTATACGACCCATCACCCATTTTCAGATGTGCCAGCAAACAATGAACCATTGGCTGCATCTTATTTCCCAAGTATACTCGCAGAACTGGGTGGATTTGTTGATCATATTGATAGAAGGACAAGGAAGTCGCAGGCAAGGGCAGCCCTGGCAAAGTTTGATGCCAAATCCAAGAAAGCGTCAAGCTATATGAACACGGGGCAACTGATGTTACAGAATGCACACCAGGAAGTTATACGAAATCTGCGGGCAATTTTGCAGGACAAGGCGCAAGGCAACATTGGTcaagatcatcatcatcaacccAACACTTCTGATACAG CTCAAGCTGATGATGTCAGCATGCATGGTAGCCGTAATGGTCATAACATGGGATCTGAACATGTATTTGACAAAGAGGTTCCATCTGAAACAAGGGAAAATGAGTTGCATTATG GTGGCCACCCTAATTAG
- the LOC120647966 gene encoding uncharacterized protein LOC120647966, with translation MCRMTTKLTEKVIVGLTIASLFDFRACAPEVLALLLPSPFLREVAPSSCPPKPKPADPKSADIQPDPNPLPSLLPCASSQTTTAPTPPPPRHRWQCQPPLEAPRQTTVCWFLNSSPSTSVGSFSCQELGERAGVCLERMYCDAREAAMMWRARGRMWKAIRDVAK, from the exons ATGTGCCGCATGACTACCAAATTGACAGAAAAAGTGATTGTGGGTCTTACGATTGCTAGCCTCTTCGATTTTCGTGCATGCGCTCCAGAAGTGCTGGCACTGCTCCTCCCGTCGCCGTTCCTCCGCGAGGTCGCTCCATCCTCCTGTC ccccaaaaccgaaacccgcggacCCGAAATCTGCGGATATccaacccgacccgaacccacTGCCATCCTTACTCCCGTGTGCCTCCTCGCAGACGACGACAGCGCCCACGCCTCCACCCCCTCGTCACCGGTGGCAATGCCAGCCGCCTCTAGAAGCCCCCAG GCAGACCACTGTTTGTTGGTTCCTCAATTCTTCACCTAGCACTTCGGTTGGCAGTTTCAGTTGTCAAG AGCTCGGTGAGCGTGCGGGCGTGTGCCTGGAGCGGATGTATTGTGACGCACGGGAGGCAGCAATG ATGTGGAGAGCGAGGGGAAGAATGTGGAAGGCCATCAGAGATGTTGCCAAGTGA